A genomic stretch from Acropora palmata chromosome 13, jaAcrPala1.3, whole genome shotgun sequence includes:
- the LOC141863608 gene encoding uncharacterized protein LOC141863608 translates to MGDWEDGWCSSVADTAPYFQVFFGYLTNVTAIETEGVVDGNTDAWVERYYLSTSNSSDQESFVNYTEGGELKIFEANENINGKNVSLNGTSAHYLRIHPVSYNGASACMRIALYGCDSEDFPSLGNLLQSVDDRPEKEENVFDPLYLVIPAALFFGGLLAIALMFCLRLRGKSQRKRGGYSEFDDFDEDGIYETVSCDVPVYEVQTVTIEMGAEEFGNQYGQGVWRDVNTSESLKVQTYHNAIYDRADSDITVYGNEKLTLENCSGSDTMSLSGLSFETVLVEEIYESPFSDTLRTAKERKRKFYKSRSAYQTLVNEVDMHCNVVTRDNDAQKVIIEIGSNEIEDEGIYEEVSHFTSGKDAGNGKMDIEGKKSDEDDSYDDVVPVKPDSKPSMDIFCKDNKIFGFDRVNTLPSRGTTLKRSKRGRNTLPSGKQSMRLPKHKQSPEGNTMPTTRTALR, encoded by the exons GTTATCTTACCAATGTGACTGCAATCGAAACCGAAGGGGTCGTAGATGGCAATACGGACGCCTGGGTTGAACGATACTACTTATCAACAAGCAATTCCTCTGACCAGGAGTCGTTTGTTAACTACACTGAAGGAGGAGAATTAAAAATA TTTGAAGCCAACGAAAACATTAATGGCAAGAACGTGTCTCTTAATGGAACAAGTGCCCACTATCTCCGAATTCATCCCGTCAGTTACAACGGCGCCTCTGCGTGTATGCGCATTGCACTTTATGGCTGCGACTCCG AGGATTTTCCTTCATTGGGAAATCTGCTTCAAAGCGTGGACGACAGGccagaaaaggaagaaaacgtGTTTGATCCCCTTTATTTAG TAATTCCCGCTGCTCTTTTCTTCGGAGGCCTGCTTGCAATTGCCTTGATGTTTTGCTTACGTTTGCGTGG AAAatctcaaagaaaaagaggaggTTATTCAGAGTTTGATGACTTTGATGAAGATGGAATTTATGAAACGGTATCATGCGATGTGCCAGTGTACGAGGTGCAGACCGTTACCATAGAGATGGGAGCAGAGGAGTTTGGTAACCAATATGGTCAAGGCGTGTGGCGGGATGTAAACACCTCTGAATCGCTTAAAGTGCAAACATATCATAATGCCATATATGATAGAGCAGACAGTGATATAACAGTGTATGGTAACGAAAAGTTAACACTAGAAAACTGTTCAGGAAGCGATACGATGTCTCTCAGTGGCCTGTCATTTGAAACAGTACTCGTCGAAGAAATTTACGAATCCCCTTTCTCCGATACCTTACGCACCGCTAAGgagagaaaaaggaaattttataAATCTAGATCTGCTTACCAAACTCTTGTAAATGAAGTTGATATGCATTGTAATGTTGTGACAAGAGATAATGATGCACAAAAGGTTATCATTGAGATTGGGTCTAACGAAATTGAGGATGAAGGTATTTACGAAGAGGTTTCCCATTTCACAAGTGGTAAAGATGCTGGGAATGGAAAGATGGACATTGAAGGAAAGAAATCGGACGAGGATGATTCTTACGACGATGTCGTTCCTGTAAAGCCTGACAGCAAGCCGTCGATGGACATTTTCTGTAAAGATAACAAG ATATTTGGTTTCGATCGTGTGAACACACTACCAAGTAGAGGAACTACATTAAAGCGCAGCAAACGAGGAAGGAATACACTTCCAAGTGGAAAGCAATCAATGCGACTGCCAAAACACAAACAGTCACCTGAAGGAAACACAATGCCGACCACAAGAACCGCCTTAAGATAG
- the LOC141863618 gene encoding histamine H2 receptor-like isoform X1: MAQQTHFQGETNMNSSDNLTRNEAQPDFIEMGRIRADTIPALVMMVFILVINGGVILLISCNSHLRKTSNIILVSLAVSDFLVGLVGIPLLVTCNSTFSISICLSSTIFFSFIALSTISHIVVMTCDRYVYIIWAMRYHNFVNRSRVLAVLGFIWFLSLTACVRISWTWQVNIETSEEDMAKVKEQEKVYLFIQFTIFFAFPLAVMTLLDTRMLLLLRQQYQRIMKENLPAEYRSSENKFQKRQRKVVSICVFLLILYVTCWLPYFILDVMQLYAEENVKTLPKIPLLVIYYLRLCTPLVNPLLYTLRKPDLKKVVKSLAFKIYNRLRSGNSSENGTEEFALTSRSDSKS, from the coding sequence ATGGCCCAACAAACTCACTTCCAAGGAGAGACGAACATGAATTCATCGGATAACCTTACGCGAAATGAAGCACAACCAGATTTCATTGAAATGGGCCGAATTCGAGCCGACACGATTCCCGCCCTGGTCATGatggttttcattttagtgatAAACGGTGGTGTTATTTTGCTTATTAGCTGCAATTCACACCTCAGAAAAACAAGTAACATCATCCTTGTTAGTTTGGCTGTGTCTGATTTCCTCGTCGGATTGGTTGGAATCCCTCTCCTGGTGACCTGTAACTCCACGTTTTCCATCTCCATTTGCCTAAGTTCCACCATTTTCTTCAGCTTTATAGCCTTGTCCACCATATCGCACATAGTGGTCATGACATGCGATCGTTACGTGTACATCATATGGGCTATGCGCTATCACAATTTTGTCAACCGCTCTCGTGTACTGGCGGTCCTAGGGTTCATTTGGTTTCTGAGCCTAACTGCGTGTGTCCGAATTTCATGGACTTGGCAAGTCAACATTGAGACTTCTGAAGAGGATATGGCAAAGGTAAAGGAGCAAGAAAAAGTGTACTTATTTATTCAGTTCACCATCTTCTTCGCCTTTCCACTCGCCGTCATGACACTGCTTGACACTCGCATGTTACTCTTGCTAAGGCAGCAATATCAAAGAAttatgaaggaaaatttgCCAGCAGAGTACAGAAGTTCTGAGAATAAGTTTCAAAAGCGACAGAGAAAAGTTGTATCCATTTGTGTGTTTTTATTAATTCTTTACGTAACTTGCTGGTTGCCATACTTTATTCTTGACGTTATGCAGCTTTATGCAGAAGAAAATGTCAAGACTTTACCAAAAATTCCCTTACTTGTGATATACTATCTGCGATTATGTACACCATTGGTTAACCCGCTTCTGTACACGCTCAGAAAGCCAGATTTGAAGAAGGTCGTAAAATCGTTGGCGTTTAAGATTTATAATCGCTTACGGTCTGGTAACTCGTCAGAAAATGGAACAGAGGAATTCGCTCTCACGAGCCGAAGCGATAGTAAATCTTGA